One genomic segment of Rhizorhabdus phycosphaerae includes these proteins:
- the gatB gene encoding Asp-tRNA(Asn)/Glu-tRNA(Gln) amidotransferase subunit GatB, protein MSSYRIQGATGEWEVVIGLEVHAQVVSNAKLFSGASAVFGAEPNQNVSLIDAAMPGMLPVPNEECIRQAVKTGMAIGAQINRWSRFDRKNYFYADLPQGYQISQLYHPLVGEGTITIDADEKAGIKEAKTIGVERIHVEQDAGKLMHDQHPTRSYVDLNRSGVALMEIVSRPDMRSPAEAGAYLRKLRSILRYVGSCDGNMEEGSMRADVNVSVRKVGEPFGTRTETKNVNSVRFVMAAIETEANRQVDVLESGGKIVQETRLYDPDRNETRSMRSKEDAHDYRYFPDPDLLPLELSDEFIERCRAELPELPDAKRARYEGELGLSAYNAAVITSDVETARWFEALLDATGKTGPEVGKQASNWLISDLFGALNRLGKSIGESPVTPKQGAELLGLVADGTLSGTLSKQVFEIMLETGDDPAKIVEERGLKQTSDTGAIEKVIADVMAANADKVAEYRSGKDKLFGFFVGQTMKAMGGKANPGVVNDLLKKALG, encoded by the coding sequence ATGAGCAGCTATCGTATCCAGGGCGCCACCGGCGAATGGGAGGTCGTGATCGGCCTTGAAGTCCATGCGCAGGTCGTCTCCAACGCCAAGCTCTTCTCGGGCGCTTCGGCGGTCTTCGGCGCGGAGCCGAACCAGAACGTCTCGCTGATCGACGCGGCGATGCCCGGCATGCTGCCCGTTCCGAACGAGGAGTGTATCCGCCAGGCCGTCAAGACCGGCATGGCGATCGGCGCGCAGATCAACCGCTGGTCGCGCTTCGACCGCAAGAATTACTTTTACGCCGATTTGCCGCAGGGCTATCAGATCTCGCAGCTTTACCATCCGCTGGTGGGCGAGGGCACGATCACGATCGATGCCGACGAGAAGGCCGGCATCAAGGAAGCCAAGACGATCGGTGTGGAGCGCATCCATGTCGAGCAGGACGCCGGCAAGCTGATGCACGACCAGCATCCCACGCGCTCCTATGTCGACCTCAACCGGTCGGGCGTGGCGCTGATGGAGATCGTGTCGCGGCCTGACATGCGTTCTCCTGCAGAAGCAGGGGCTTATCTCCGAAAGCTACGATCCATCCTCCGCTATGTCGGCTCGTGCGATGGCAATATGGAGGAGGGCTCCATGCGTGCCGACGTCAATGTGTCGGTGCGCAAGGTGGGCGAGCCCTTCGGCACCCGCACCGAGACGAAGAACGTCAACTCGGTCCGTTTCGTCATGGCGGCGATCGAGACCGAGGCGAACCGTCAGGTCGACGTGCTCGAAAGCGGCGGCAAGATCGTTCAGGAAACGCGCCTCTACGATCCCGACCGCAACGAAACGCGCTCGATGCGGTCGAAGGAAGATGCGCATGATTATCGCTACTTCCCCGATCCCGACCTTCTCCCGCTCGAACTGAGCGACGAGTTCATCGAGCGTTGCCGCGCGGAGCTCCCGGAACTGCCGGACGCCAAGCGCGCCCGTTACGAGGGCGAGCTGGGGCTTTCGGCTTACAATGCGGCGGTGATCACTTCGGACGTCGAGACTGCCCGCTGGTTCGAGGCGCTGCTCGATGCGACCGGCAAGACCGGGCCGGAAGTCGGAAAGCAGGCCTCCAACTGGTTGATCTCAGACCTTTTTGGTGCGCTCAACCGCCTCGGCAAGTCGATCGGCGAAAGCCCGGTTACTCCGAAGCAGGGGGCCGAACTCTTGGGCCTCGTCGCCGACGGCACGCTGTCGGGCACGCTGTCCAAGCAGGTGTTCGAGATCATGCTCGAAACCGGCGACGATCCCGCGAAGATCGTCGAGGAGCGCGGGCTCAAGCAGACCAGCGACACTGGTGCGATCGAGAAGGTGATCGCCGACGTCATGGCGGCGAACGCCGACAAGGTCGCCGAATATCGCAGCGGCAAGGACAAGCTGTTCGGCTTCTTTGTCGGCCAGACGATGAAGGCGATGGGGGGCAAGGCCAATCCCGGCGTCGTCAACGACCTGCTCAAGAAGGCGCTCGGCTGA
- the gatA gene encoding Asp-tRNA(Asn)/Glu-tRNA(Gln) amidotransferase subunit GatA produces the protein MSAITDLGIAGLRDGFRGGEFSAREVAEAFNAAVAGAKPLNAFIIETPDHAIAAAEAADRARGAGELLPLSGIPLGIKDLFCTAGYQTTAASGMLEGFVPTYESTVTAKLFAAGAGMLGKLNLDQFAMGSSNETSAFGNVISPWRRNDGGNAPLAPGGSSGGSSSAIAARIVPAATGTDTGGSIRQPAAFTGIAGIKPTYGRCSRFGIVAFASSLDQAGAMAQDVRDSAILLEAMSGFDPKDSTSLDVSVPRWEENLSSDLRGKKVGIPKEYRVENMPAEIDALWQQGIAWLRDAGAEIVDVSLPHTRYALPTYYIIAPAEASSNLARYDGVRYGLRDLPDGANLQDMYAATRAAGFGPEVKRRILIGTYVLSAGFYDAYYTKAQKVRALIARDFEEAFKKVDVLLTPTAPSAAFALGEKNADPLEMYLNDVFTVPASLAGVPAMSVPAGLDGQGLPLGLQIIGRPLDEQGVLNAGLAIEQRAGFAARPQNWWAK, from the coding sequence ATGAGCGCTATAACCGATCTGGGCATCGCCGGCCTGCGCGACGGCTTCCGCGGCGGCGAGTTCTCGGCCCGCGAGGTAGCCGAGGCGTTCAACGCGGCGGTTGCGGGTGCCAAGCCGCTCAACGCCTTCATCATCGAAACGCCCGACCATGCGATCGCAGCGGCCGAGGCGGCCGATCGCGCGAGGGGCGCAGGCGAGTTGCTGCCCCTGTCGGGCATTCCGCTCGGCATCAAGGACCTGTTCTGCACTGCCGGCTATCAGACGACTGCCGCGAGCGGGATGCTGGAAGGCTTCGTGCCGACCTATGAATCGACCGTGACCGCCAAGCTGTTCGCGGCGGGGGCGGGCATGCTCGGCAAGCTCAACCTCGACCAGTTCGCTATGGGCTCGTCCAACGAGACGAGCGCTTTCGGCAATGTGATCTCGCCGTGGCGCCGGAATGACGGCGGCAATGCGCCGCTCGCCCCCGGCGGTTCCTCGGGCGGCTCCTCGTCCGCGATCGCGGCGCGGATCGTGCCGGCGGCGACCGGCACCGACACCGGCGGCTCGATCCGTCAGCCCGCAGCGTTCACCGGCATTGCCGGCATCAAGCCGACCTATGGCCGTTGCTCGCGCTTCGGCATCGTCGCCTTCGCCTCGTCGCTCGATCAGGCGGGGGCCATGGCCCAGGACGTCCGCGACAGCGCCATCCTGCTCGAGGCGATGTCGGGTTTCGATCCGAAGGACTCGACCTCGCTCGACGTCTCCGTCCCGCGCTGGGAAGAGAATTTGTCGAGCGATCTCAGGGGCAAGAAGGTCGGTATTCCAAAGGAATATCGGGTTGAAAACATGCCTGCGGAGATCGACGCGCTGTGGCAGCAGGGTATCGCATGGCTGCGCGACGCGGGCGCCGAGATCGTCGACGTGTCGCTGCCGCACACGCGCTATGCGCTGCCGACCTATTACATCATCGCACCGGCGGAAGCCTCGTCCAACCTCGCACGCTATGATGGCGTGCGCTACGGGCTGCGCGACCTGCCCGACGGCGCCAATCTGCAGGACATGTATGCGGCAACCCGCGCGGCCGGCTTCGGTCCCGAGGTCAAGCGCCGTATCCTGATCGGCACCTATGTGCTCTCGGCGGGCTTCTACGACGCCTATTACACCAAGGCGCAGAAGGTGCGGGCGCTGATCGCCCGCGACTTCGAGGAGGCCTTCAAGAAGGTCGACGTTCTGCTGACCCCGACGGCGCCATCGGCGGCCTTCGCGCTCGGCGAGAAGAATGCCGATCCGCTGGAGATGTATCTCAACGACGTCTTCACCGTCCCCGCAAGCCTCGCCGGCGTACCGGCGATGTCGGTGCCGGCCGGGCTGGACGGGCAGGGGCTTCCGCTCGGCCTTCAGATCATCGGCCGCCCGCTCGACGAGCAGGGCGTCCTCAATGCCGGTCTCGCGATCGAGCAGCGGGCAGGCTTCGCGGCCCGGCCGCAGAATTGGTGGGCGAAATGA
- the gatC gene encoding Asp-tRNA(Asn)/Glu-tRNA(Gln) amidotransferase subunit GatC, with product MSVDAATVRKIASLARIAVTDGDVEAMVPELNNILGWIEQLGEVDTDGVAPLAAVIPNHQRLRADVVTDGDIRDKVLANAPQAEHGFFAVPKVIE from the coding sequence ATGTCAGTCGATGCCGCAACCGTCCGCAAGATCGCGAGCCTGGCGCGCATCGCCGTTACCGACGGCGATGTCGAAGCCATGGTTCCCGAACTCAACAACATCCTGGGCTGGATCGAGCAGCTCGGCGAAGTCGACACCGATGGTGTCGCGCCGCTGGCCGCCGTCATCCCCAACCATCAGCGTCTCCGTGCCGACGTCGTCACCGACGGTGACATTCGCGACAAGGTGCTGGCGAATGCGCCGCAGGCCGAACATGGCTTCTTCGCGGTTCCGAAGGTGATCGAATAA
- a CDS encoding DUF3089 domain-containing protein gives MLARRFLYLIAGLIVLTLAAGLTWSLFQDQLLRMTFVPGGRFDAAAAGPAPDYRSAAAWLSRPDLPDDPARWLPEGVAPTATKPEIAVFYVPPTTYYSKASWNAPIASAESRQWLRVFAWSEASAFNGIGAIWAPRYRSATLGTFMTDVPDAAKALDLAYGDVERAFDAFLDQLPANRPILLAGHSQGTVHLMRLLRDKVAGKPVAKRIVAAYLVGWPISVEADVPALGLEACTRADQSGCILSWQSFAEPAEPRQIRQIFESSVGLTGAPRKSTTMLCVNPLTGLPASAAAPAANCGALMPSGDYMGATLKPGVVGARCDSSGVLLIGAPPKGFDRFVMPGNNYHVFDYALFWANIRADAARRGAAFLGR, from the coding sequence TTGCTCGCTCGCCGTTTCCTCTACCTGATCGCGGGGTTGATCGTGCTCACCTTGGCCGCCGGACTGACCTGGTCGCTGTTCCAGGACCAGCTGTTGCGCATGACCTTCGTTCCGGGTGGACGTTTCGATGCCGCCGCGGCGGGGCCCGCCCCCGACTATCGCAGCGCCGCCGCCTGGCTCTCGCGACCCGACCTGCCCGACGATCCGGCCCGCTGGCTACCGGAAGGGGTCGCACCGACCGCGACCAAGCCCGAGATCGCCGTCTTCTACGTCCCGCCGACGACCTATTACAGCAAGGCCAGCTGGAACGCGCCGATCGCCAGCGCCGAGTCGCGCCAATGGCTGCGCGTGTTCGCCTGGAGCGAGGCGAGCGCGTTCAACGGCATCGGCGCGATCTGGGCGCCGCGTTATCGCTCGGCGACGCTCGGCACCTTCATGACCGACGTCCCCGATGCGGCGAAGGCGCTGGACCTTGCCTATGGCGATGTCGAGCGCGCCTTCGATGCATTTCTCGACCAGCTGCCCGCCAACCGGCCGATCCTGCTCGCAGGGCATAGCCAGGGCACGGTGCACCTGATGCGGCTGCTCAGGGACAAGGTGGCGGGGAAGCCGGTCGCCAAGCGCATCGTCGCCGCCTATCTCGTCGGCTGGCCGATCTCGGTGGAGGCGGACGTGCCGGCCCTGGGCCTCGAAGCATGCACTCGCGCCGATCAATCCGGCTGCATCCTGTCCTGGCAAAGCTTCGCCGAACCCGCCGAACCCCGCCAGATCCGGCAGATTTTCGAATCCTCGGTCGGCCTGACGGGCGCTCCGCGAAAGAGCACCACGATGTTGTGCGTCAACCCGCTCACCGGCCTGCCTGCCAGCGCCGCCGCTCCCGCTGCAAATTGCGGCGCGCTGATGCCGAGCGGCGACTATATGGGTGCGACGTTGAAGCCGGGAGTTGTCGGCGCGCGCTGCGATTCGTCGGGCGTGCTGCTGATCGGCGCGCCGCCCAAGGGCTTCGACCGGTTCGTCATGCCCGGCAACAACTATCATGTGTTCGACTATGCGCTGTTCTGGGCGAACATACGTGCCGATGCCGCGCGGCGCGGCGCAGCGTTCCTCGGCCGATGA
- the ruvX gene encoding Holliday junction resolvase RuvX yields the protein MITTSTLEFREALPKRGRLAGLDVGTKTIGIALCDASWTIASPAETVQRTKFSVDAAKLRQLATAQLVKGLVIGLPLNLDGSDSPRTQSVRAFARNVEAMDLPILLWDERWSTQAVTRTLLDADASRARRAELVDKLAASYILQGAIDAMI from the coding sequence ATGATAACCACGTCCACCCTCGAATTCCGGGAGGCGCTGCCCAAACGCGGGCGCCTCGCCGGGCTCGACGTCGGCACAAAAACGATAGGCATCGCCCTGTGCGATGCCAGCTGGACGATCGCCAGCCCGGCGGAGACGGTCCAGCGCACGAAGTTCAGCGTGGACGCGGCCAAGCTGCGCCAGCTGGCGACCGCGCAGTTGGTCAAGGGCCTGGTGATCGGCCTGCCGCTCAATCTCGACGGCAGCGATTCGCCGCGCACCCAGTCGGTCCGCGCCTTCGCCCGCAACGTCGAGGCGATGGACCTCCCGATCCTGCTCTGGGACGAGCGCTGGTCGACCCAGGCGGTCACCCGCACCCTGCTCGACGCTGATGCGAGCCGCGCCCGTCGCGCCGAACTGGTCGACAAGCTGGCCGCGTCCTACATTCTGCAGGGTGCGATCGACGCAATGATCTGA
- a CDS encoding aspartate carbamoyltransferase catalytic subunit: protein MSLSFPHRHLTGIYGLLPHEILFLLDEAEQWIALNRATSKHDDRLSGLTLINAFFENSTRTLLSFEIAGKRLGADVVNMQVGASSVKKGETLIDTAMTLNAMRADMIVIRHQSSGAVQLIADKVDCPVLNAGDGRHEHPTQALLDALTIRRRKGRIAGLVVAICGDILHSRVARSNILALTTLGAEVRVIAPPTLMPAAIDRMGAIPFSDFDAGLDGADVVMMLRLQNERMDGAYLPSPREFHALYGLTPERLERAAPDALVMHPGPMNRGVEITSSVADHPTRSAITEQVEMGVAVRMACLDVLTRKRRGVEGWA, encoded by the coding sequence ATGTCACTATCCTTTCCGCACCGCCATCTCACCGGCATTTACGGGCTTCTGCCCCATGAGATCCTGTTCCTGCTCGACGAAGCCGAGCAGTGGATCGCGCTCAATCGCGCAACCAGCAAGCATGACGATCGCCTGTCGGGGCTGACGCTGATCAATGCCTTCTTCGAAAACTCGACACGGACCCTGCTGTCCTTCGAGATCGCGGGCAAGCGCCTGGGTGCCGACGTCGTCAACATGCAGGTGGGCGCGTCGAGCGTGAAGAAGGGCGAGACCCTCATCGACACCGCAATGACGCTCAACGCGATGCGCGCCGACATGATCGTGATCCGGCACCAGTCGTCGGGCGCGGTCCAGCTGATCGCCGACAAGGTCGACTGTCCGGTGCTGAACGCCGGCGACGGGCGCCACGAGCACCCGACCCAGGCGCTGCTCGACGCGCTGACGATCCGCCGCCGCAAGGGCCGGATCGCCGGGCTGGTCGTGGCGATCTGCGGCGACATCCTGCACAGCCGCGTCGCGCGCTCGAACATCCTCGCGCTGACCACTCTGGGCGCCGAAGTCCGCGTGATCGCTCCGCCGACGCTGATGCCGGCGGCGATCGACCGGATGGGCGCGATCCCCTTCAGCGATTTCGACGCAGGTCTAGACGGAGCCGATGTGGTGATGATGCTCCGGCTTCAGAACGAGCGCATGGACGGCGCCTATCTTCCGTCCCCCCGCGAGTTCCACGCGCTTTACGGCCTCACCCCCGAGCGCCTGGAGCGCGCGGCGCCCGACGCACTCGTCATGCATCCGGGCCCGATGAACCGGGGCGTGGAGATCACCAGCAGCGTCGCCGACCACCCGACGCGTTCGGCAATCACAGAACAGGTCGAGATGGGCGTCGCCGTCCGCATGGCCTGCCTCGACGTGCTGACCCGCAAGCGGCGCGGCGTGGAGGGCTGGGCATGA
- a CDS encoding dihydroorotase: protein MTASLAILNARIVDPVAGTITNGGILIRDRRIAAVGLFDTPSDVSVIDAGRAHVAPGLIDLGVFSIDMKAFTAGGITRAVLMPDQSPPLDHSALVQRAAAAGKPDLWIHPLAAATKGLEGSELAEIGLMKAGGACAVATGRQWIADAGVMHRVLSYANALGLVVVSHAEDGGLTAGAVATEGEYATRMGLPAAPAIAEAMAVARDIMLAEQSGARLHFRQLTTRRAFDLVRDAKLRGLPVTCGVSPAHLLLSDIAVGGFRTFARLSPPLRAEDDRQAALEALADGTIDLLCSSHDPLGPEAKRLPFADAEPGMSGAETLLALSLSLVRDGRIGLPRLIELLSTAPAGLLDLPGGSLAVGAEADLILFDPDKPWRIVSDAMASHAGNTPFDGLPVQGKVLQTIKGGVALG, encoded by the coding sequence ATGACCGCTTCGCTCGCCATCCTCAATGCGCGCATCGTCGATCCCGTCGCTGGAACGATAACGAACGGCGGCATTCTTATCCGCGACCGCCGGATCGCCGCGGTCGGCCTGTTCGATACCCCATCGGACGTGAGCGTCATTGACGCGGGCCGCGCGCATGTCGCTCCGGGCCTGATCGATCTTGGCGTCTTCTCGATCGACATGAAGGCCTTTACGGCGGGCGGCATCACCCGCGCGGTGCTGATGCCCGATCAGTCGCCGCCGCTCGACCACAGCGCGCTGGTCCAGCGCGCCGCAGCGGCAGGAAAACCGGACCTGTGGATCCACCCGCTGGCGGCCGCCACCAAGGGGCTCGAAGGCTCCGAACTGGCCGAGATCGGCCTGATGAAAGCCGGCGGCGCCTGCGCCGTCGCAACCGGGCGACAGTGGATTGCCGATGCCGGCGTCATGCACCGGGTGCTATCCTACGCGAACGCTCTGGGTCTGGTCGTGGTCAGTCACGCCGAGGATGGCGGTCTGACCGCCGGAGCAGTCGCGACCGAGGGCGAATATGCCACCCGCATGGGCCTGCCTGCCGCGCCCGCCATTGCCGAGGCCATGGCGGTGGCGCGCGACATAATGCTTGCCGAACAGAGCGGCGCGCGTCTCCACTTCCGCCAGCTGACGACCCGGCGCGCGTTCGACCTCGTTCGCGACGCCAAGCTCCGCGGCCTGCCCGTCACCTGCGGCGTCAGCCCCGCGCATCTGCTGCTGTCGGACATTGCGGTGGGAGGCTTCCGGACCTTCGCTCGCCTCTCGCCCCCACTTCGCGCCGAAGATGATCGTCAGGCCGCACTCGAGGCGCTGGCCGATGGCACGATCGATCTTCTCTGCTCCAGCCATGATCCGCTCGGTCCCGAAGCCAAACGGCTCCCCTTTGCCGATGCGGAGCCGGGCATGTCGGGCGCGGAGACGCTCCTCGCACTGTCGCTGTCGCTGGTCAGGGATGGCCGCATCGGGCTGCCGCGACTGATCGAACTGCTGTCGACGGCGCCGGCTGGCCTGCTCGACCTTCCGGGCGGATCGCTTGCCGTCGGCGCGGAAGCCGATCTCATCCTGTTCGATCCCGACAAGCCCTGGCGGATCGTCTCGGACGCCATGGCTTCGCACGCCGGCAACACGCCGTTCGACGGGCTGCCGGTGCAGGGAAAGGTGCTTCAGACGATCAAGGGCGGCGTTGCTTTAGGCTGA
- a CDS encoding tetratricopeptide repeat protein, with translation MVRNSNMAGLGAVLLLLPGTGSATPPSAEHALSAPLAAEQDNISRSDQPLVRSAENEVRHHPAHAQARYMLGGAYLAAGRFLSAEQALADALRLDPELNGASFKLVMVQLALGKKADALTRIDAMAVQGREADIGLALALAGDIDRARQLLGDAARDERASPRIRQNLAFVEALAGRWANAAAIAAQDVPPERMAERLRRWAMIAQLRDAPALQMGALIGVVPQADPGMPEQLALLDDPIRSASVDSAKANSAGPNMMAVDHRLEQDGVRPTAYSGPPRMRSTRATEANPTEAVPSAAPAAGNGRSLYRAGSRRGMTLSGRANRFPVRLVAVCASDTMPVLGHGQLKRISLYGTPRSFRRRSSLRSA, from the coding sequence ATGGTGCGCAACAGCAATATGGCGGGTTTGGGGGCGGTATTGCTGCTGCTTCCCGGAACGGGGAGCGCTACGCCGCCGTCGGCCGAACACGCCCTATCCGCCCCCCTCGCGGCGGAGCAGGACAATATATCGCGCTCCGATCAACCGCTGGTTCGCTCGGCAGAGAATGAAGTTCGCCATCACCCGGCGCATGCACAGGCGCGCTATATGCTGGGTGGTGCTTATCTCGCGGCCGGTCGCTTCCTTTCCGCTGAACAGGCATTGGCGGATGCCCTTCGCCTCGATCCGGAGCTGAACGGAGCGTCGTTCAAACTCGTCATGGTGCAGCTTGCGCTGGGCAAGAAGGCCGATGCCCTGACGCGGATCGATGCGATGGCTGTGCAGGGGCGCGAGGCGGACATCGGTCTTGCCCTTGCCCTCGCGGGCGATATCGACCGCGCACGACAACTGCTTGGCGACGCGGCGCGCGATGAACGGGCAAGCCCGCGCATCAGACAGAATCTCGCTTTCGTGGAAGCACTGGCCGGCCGGTGGGCGAACGCAGCGGCGATCGCGGCGCAGGACGTACCGCCGGAGCGCATGGCTGAGCGGCTGCGTCGCTGGGCCATGATCGCGCAGCTTCGGGATGCGCCGGCCCTGCAAATGGGGGCATTGATCGGGGTCGTGCCGCAGGCCGATCCCGGCATGCCGGAGCAGCTGGCCCTTCTGGATGATCCGATCCGATCGGCATCGGTCGATTCTGCGAAAGCCAACAGCGCCGGACCGAATATGATGGCGGTCGACCACAGGCTGGAGCAGGACGGCGTAAGGCCGACGGCCTATTCCGGGCCGCCCAGAATGCGATCAACCCGGGCCACCGAAGCGAATCCGACCGAAGCCGTGCCGTCCGCTGCGCCCGCCGCCGGTAATGGTCGCTCTCTCTACCGCGCCGGCTCGCGGCGGGGGATGACGCTGTCGGGGCGCGCAAATCGCTTTCCCGTGCGGCTCGTCGCCGTCTGTGCGTCCGACACGATGCCGGTGCTCGGCCACGGTCAGCTGAAGAGGATCAGCCTGTACGGGACGCCACGCTCCTTTCGCAGGCGCAGTAGCCTGCGATCAGCCTAA
- a CDS encoding SPOR domain-containing protein, with the protein MKSFVLGLALVGMAVGAPALAGVKEGVDAWKAGDYAKAIGEWRGPAEAGEPDAQFNLGQAYKLGRGVPVDQAQALSWYRKAAASGHEQAQALLGLMLFQGGQREEAMTWLRKAADRGEGRAQYVVGTAYFNGDLLPKDWARAYAFMLRAQAAKVGAANQSLMQMEQVIPDNQKQAGIAIAREIERTAMLRSNEMSGPADTPLTMRTTVVPSPVGQTSVPPSTTPPAPAPVMAQTAPTAPWKAPSVAAPSAAEPSPAPAKSVATKPAAVASPPARTTQPVVAAAGGGWKIQLGAFSSADAARNAWTSLSAKAGLKALTPTYTPVKTLTRLQAGPLGSRAAAQQACAAVKATGTTCFAVAP; encoded by the coding sequence ATGAAGAGCTTTGTGCTGGGCCTTGCGCTGGTCGGCATGGCTGTGGGCGCTCCGGCTCTTGCCGGCGTCAAGGAAGGCGTGGATGCCTGGAAGGCCGGCGACTATGCCAAGGCGATCGGCGAATGGCGCGGGCCCGCCGAAGCGGGCGAGCCCGATGCGCAGTTCAACCTGGGCCAGGCATATAAGCTGGGTCGCGGTGTCCCCGTCGATCAGGCCCAAGCTCTGTCCTGGTATCGCAAAGCCGCCGCCTCCGGCCATGAACAGGCGCAGGCCCTGCTCGGTCTGATGCTGTTCCAGGGCGGCCAGCGCGAAGAGGCCATGACTTGGCTGCGCAAGGCAGCCGATCGCGGCGAGGGCCGAGCGCAATATGTCGTTGGCACCGCCTATTTCAACGGCGATCTGCTGCCCAAGGACTGGGCACGCGCCTATGCCTTCATGCTCCGCGCCCAGGCCGCCAAGGTCGGCGCAGCGAACCAGAGCCTGATGCAGATGGAACAGGTCATCCCCGACAACCAGAAGCAGGCGGGCATCGCCATCGCGCGCGAAATCGAACGCACCGCCATGCTCCGAAGCAACGAGATGTCCGGCCCGGCCGACACGCCGCTGACCATGCGTACCACCGTCGTTCCTTCGCCGGTAGGACAGACAAGCGTGCCGCCTTCGACAACGCCTCCCGCTCCCGCCCCGGTAATGGCACAGACAGCACCCACAGCGCCATGGAAGGCCCCGAGCGTCGCGGCCCCGTCAGCAGCCGAGCCATCGCCTGCCCCCGCAAAGTCGGTGGCGACGAAGCCGGCGGCGGTCGCTTCCCCTCCCGCCCGCACCACACAGCCGGTCGTGGCGGCCGCTGGTGGCGGGTGGAAGATTCAGCTCGGCGCCTTCTCGAGCGCCGACGCGGCACGCAATGCCTGGACATCGCTCTCCGCCAAGGCAGGTCTCAAGGCACTGACGCCGACCTACACGCCAGTGAAGACGCTGACCCGGCTTCAGGCAGGACCGCTGGGCTCACGCGCAGCCGCGCAGCAAGCCTGCGCGGCCGTCAAGGCGACGGGCACCACCTGTTTCGCTGTAGCGCCCTGA
- the serB gene encoding phosphoserine phosphatase SerB, with protein MFIATLIASERLSAGDISAALDHVRSAGGRPVGSDWLEDGIACDIRFDGDAVAVRAALEDVVAGVDVIVQVEAERRRKMLVADMDSTMITIECIDELADYAGIKPQIAEITERAMRGELDFEGALDARVALLKGLDASVIDRCHAERVVIMGGARELVRTMRANGADCYLVSGGFTAFADRVGEEIGFTRALSNILEIVDGKLAGTVARPIVGASTKRETLLAEAAAHGIAPEACLAVGDGANDIPMIQAAGLGVAYHAKPKTAAAAGARVDHCDLTALLYAQGYARREWVI; from the coding sequence GTGTTCATCGCCACCTTGATAGCATCCGAACGGCTCTCCGCAGGGGATATTTCGGCCGCGCTCGACCATGTTCGCTCTGCGGGAGGTCGTCCGGTCGGCAGCGATTGGTTGGAGGACGGCATTGCCTGCGACATCCGCTTCGACGGGGACGCCGTCGCGGTGCGCGCGGCGCTCGAGGACGTCGTCGCCGGCGTCGACGTCATCGTGCAGGTCGAAGCCGAACGTCGGCGAAAGATGCTGGTCGCCGACATGGATTCGACGATGATCACGATCGAGTGCATCGACGAACTCGCGGATTATGCCGGGATCAAACCCCAGATCGCCGAAATCACCGAGCGCGCAATGCGCGGCGAGCTGGACTTCGAGGGAGCGCTCGACGCGCGCGTGGCGTTGCTCAAGGGATTGGACGCATCGGTGATCGATCGCTGCCATGCCGAACGTGTCGTTATAATGGGCGGTGCCCGCGAACTGGTGCGCACGATGCGGGCCAACGGCGCAGACTGCTATCTGGTGTCGGGCGGGTTTACCGCTTTTGCCGACCGTGTCGGCGAAGAGATCGGCTTCACCCGCGCTCTCTCGAACATATTGGAGATCGTCGACGGCAAGCTTGCCGGAACCGTCGCCCGTCCGATTGTCGGCGCGTCGACCAAGCGCGAGACGCTGCTTGCCGAAGCGGCGGCGCACGGCATCGCGCCCGAGGCCTGCCTCGCGGTCGGCGACGGGGCCAACGACATTCCTATGATCCAGGCAGCGGGCCTGGGGGTCGCCTATCACGCCAAACCCAAGACGGCGGCGGCAGCAGGCGCGCGCGTCGACCATTGCGACCTGACCGCTTTGCTCTACGCGCAGGGCTATGCGCGTAGAGAGTGGGTCATCTGA